In Mytilus edulis chromosome 13, xbMytEdul2.2, whole genome shotgun sequence, a single window of DNA contains:
- the LOC139501854 gene encoding complement C1q tumor necrosis factor-related protein 6-like, which yields MQLLSLLLLTVQICVVNSSCCSKLKKSMFDDLIGMMMKLKGTEGHGTDTELSQKKTPAFTAYRDSVQDLSSREIVRFDKVWTNNLNAYDVNTGVFTAPIAGLYHFSAVVMSEAGKNLFLHLWHNDAKTAASYTHGDGFKTGTFDVVLNLEKSDRIYIRCRGNDNQRIFSNVDRYITFSGYLIAK from the exons ATGCAGCTACTTTCTTTACTATTGTTAACTGTACAGATATGTGTAGTGAACAGCTCTTGCTGCTCTAAACTTA AAAAGTCCATGTTTGACGACTTAATCGGAATGATGATGAAGCTCAAAGGAACAG AAGGACATGGAACGGATACCGAATTGAGTCAAAAGAAAACGCCTGCATTCACAGCATACCGGGACTCCGTACAAGATTTGTCGTCCAGGGAAATTGTAAGGTTTGATAAGGTTTGGACAAACAACTTGAATGCATATGATGTTAATACAGGTGTCTTCACTGCTCCAATAGCAGGACTTTATCATTTTTCTGCAGTTGTAATGTCAGAAGCTGGAAAAAATCTATTTCTACATTTATGGCACAATGATGCAAAAACAGCAGCAAGTTACACTCATGGCGATGGTTTCAAAACTGGCACCTTCGATGTTGTGCTGAACCTAGAGAAAAGTGATCGTATCTATATACGATGTAGAGGAAATGACAATCAACGAATCTTCAGTAATGTTGATAGATACATTACCTTCTCTGGTTATCTTAttgctaaataa